A single genomic interval of Nitrospira sp. harbors:
- a CDS encoding type IV secretion system protein has translation MGIGTFVEGAINTSLTNYVTTYSNAVIDVLTPIAVTAVATYILWTGFQVMRGEAPDAVSTLLWKWFRIAMISGLALHGPAYQTIVTDGLDGLQGAFATAFGGGPTVGATVDHMAAPFYSLIEQLFTDASTSLFPKFALLVAGSLCAVAALAMGFISMGIYLVAKVSLAVLLALGPAFIFCAMFPVTQRYAESWVSAALSSVFTNVLIMATVSFMTSIVHTACTQILAGYSQTSIVVDTCGLLLLSLTCAYVLTHVQSLGAVLAGSISFGSAGGESALVATGGLRSLARAVAIKGNTPSMSGTLINTSGGRSKSGQSGTSVALPIPTSPAGSDLYQRGVLERLQRST, from the coding sequence ATGGGTATCGGGACGTTTGTCGAAGGCGCGATCAACACATCACTCACGAATTATGTGACGACCTACAGCAATGCCGTCATTGATGTGCTCACGCCTATTGCGGTCACTGCCGTGGCCACCTATATCCTCTGGACCGGGTTCCAAGTGATGCGAGGGGAGGCACCAGATGCGGTGTCGACTCTTTTATGGAAGTGGTTTCGGATCGCGATGATTTCCGGTCTCGCCTTACATGGACCGGCATATCAAACGATCGTGACAGATGGGTTGGACGGTCTACAAGGCGCCTTTGCCACGGCGTTCGGCGGCGGTCCGACGGTCGGGGCCACCGTCGATCACATGGCCGCGCCCTTCTACAGTCTGATCGAACAACTGTTCACTGACGCCAGCACCAGTCTGTTTCCCAAGTTCGCGTTACTGGTCGCCGGCTCCCTGTGTGCCGTGGCGGCGTTGGCCATGGGGTTTATTTCAATGGGTATTTATCTGGTGGCCAAGGTCTCCCTGGCCGTCCTTCTGGCGCTGGGCCCTGCCTTTATCTTCTGTGCGATGTTTCCCGTGACGCAGCGCTATGCAGAGAGTTGGGTATCGGCCGCGCTCTCTTCTGTCTTTACCAATGTGCTGATCATGGCCACAGTCAGTTTCATGACCAGCATTGTGCACACGGCCTGTACGCAAATACTGGCCGGCTACTCACAGACCTCCATTGTGGTCGACACCTGTGGCCTCCTCTTACTCTCCTTAACCTGTGCCTATGTCTTGACTCACGTTCAATCGTTGGGTGCGGTCTTAGCAGGATCGATTTCATTTGGGAGTGCTGGAGGGGAGAGCGCACTGGTTGCGACCGGAGGGTTACGAAGCCTTGCCCGGGCTGTAGCCATAAAGGGGAATACGCCATCCATGTCAGGGACCCTCATTAACACGTCCGGCGGTCGCTCCAAGAGCGGCCAATCTGGCACGAGTGTGGCTCTCCCGATCCCAACGAGTCCGGCAGGCTCAGATCTCTATCAACGAGGGGTGTTGGAACGATTGCAGCGCTCTACCTAA
- a CDS encoding type IV secretion system protein: MRVLKKAVALGAFITLVMVGFVPRAEAGIPVIDSANLVQSVIQAISWIQQLQQMQQQITQAQSQIDAITGSRNMASLFNNLALAGVVPSDVNAVYGAIRSGGINGLTTAAQIIRNNRMIYNCEGRTGDALRICQNILNQTPQSQAYYANTFRMLEGRLNQIRSLTNSIDSTADEKASLDLQSRIAGEQALVQNDTNRIMTMHAMAEAEEKAAEQEHHERTLHMLAPGTPRGIDRLTYP; this comes from the coding sequence GTGCGGGTCTTGAAAAAAGCCGTTGCCCTGGGTGCGTTTATCACGCTGGTGATGGTTGGCTTTGTGCCGAGGGCAGAGGCGGGGATACCCGTCATTGATTCGGCCAACCTGGTGCAGTCTGTGATTCAGGCGATTTCCTGGATTCAACAGCTTCAGCAAATGCAGCAGCAAATTACGCAAGCGCAGTCCCAAATTGATGCCATCACGGGTTCCCGGAATATGGCGAGCCTGTTTAACAACCTCGCATTGGCTGGCGTGGTGCCCTCGGATGTGAACGCGGTCTATGGGGCGATTCGCAGTGGGGGGATCAATGGCTTGACGACGGCGGCGCAAATTATTCGCAACAATCGCATGATTTATAACTGTGAGGGGCGAACCGGCGATGCCCTTCGAATCTGCCAAAACATTCTCAACCAAACCCCCCAATCCCAAGCGTACTACGCGAACACCTTTCGCATGTTGGAAGGCCGCCTGAATCAAATCCGCTCACTCACCAACAGCATCGATAGCACCGCCGACGAGAAAGCCTCGTTAGATCTTCAGTCGCGAATCGCCGGAGAGCAGGCACTGGTTCAGAACGATACCAATCGTATTATGACGATGCACGCCATGGCCGAAGCGGAAGAGAAGGCAGCGGAACAGGAACATCATGAACGAACCTTGCATATGTTAGCTCCGGGCACGCCTCGGGGCATCGACAGACTGACCTACCCATAG